A region of Malaclemys terrapin pileata isolate rMalTer1 chromosome 5, rMalTer1.hap1, whole genome shotgun sequence DNA encodes the following proteins:
- the TNIP2 gene encoding TNFAIP3-interacting protein 2 — translation MQLGGLLFTLLEEEKWPRGDPCSRSPTMCSVNEGSSTDPLVARCRQLEETVEKLHLENKNLKSKVPRYKAICNLYHESGQQLKHLQLQLSAKEAMIGELRASVAKYQAAQLGAAQEEEQQPPPPGGKFVEPAKSLVESLIDQLGQMKQQLKDSERISAQKVETLSQEVQKLNRQLEEKDRDIQQIISQPQYEKEREILRLQRSLAEREKVQATSEVLCRSLTDETHQLQRRLASTAEMCQQLAKCLEEKRKDRGYLEEHSQTERSNQLQFSENKTSPQTIICQLQEENRKLQQKVFHVEDLNTKWQAYDASREEYVKRLHLQLKELKSQPEQQRNSELMQKEISRLNKLLEEKMNECIKVKRELEDVKKAKDGDRERVQMLEQQVLVYKDDFTSERADRERAQSKIQELQAEVACLQHQLTRRQESRETTGHVRVHTGNQNHRVYVQTNVEHLLGNSQVQSGVRRTGSQSEQPATRTDSGSSGSERRGQGELQCPHCMRFFNDELSDEFLRHVAECCQ, via the exons ATGCAGTTGGGGGGGTTATTGTTCACCCTGCTGGAGGAAGAGAAGTGGCCGCGGGGTGATCCGTGTTCTCGTTCCCCCACCATGTGCTCAGTGAACGAGGGCAGCAGCACGGACCCCCTGGTAGCCCGGTGCAGGCAGCTGGAGGAGACCGTGGAGAAGCTGCACCTGGAGAACAAGAACCTAAAGAGCAAAGTGCCTCGGTACAAAGCCATCTGCAACCTGTATCACGAGTCCGGGCAGCAGCTGAAGCACCTTCAACTGCAGCTCTCCGCCAAGGAGGCGATGATCGGGGAGCTGAGGGCGAGCGTGGCCAAGTACCAGGCTGCCCAGCTGGGAGCGGCacaggaagaggagcagcagccgccgccaccTGGGGGAAAGTTTGTGGAACCTGCTAAATCTCTAGTGGAAAGTTTAATAGATCAGCTCGGCCAAATGAAGCAGCAGCTTAAAGACAGCGAGAGAATTTCAGCACAGAAGGTGGAAACTTTGAGCCAG GAAGTGCAGAAGCTGAATCGGCAGCTAGAAGAAAAAGACAGAGATATACAGCAGATAATAAGCCAGCCACAgtatgaaaaagagagagaaatcttaCGACTCCAGAGAAGCTTGGCAGAAAGAGAGAAAGTCCAGGCCACAAGTGAAGTACTGTGTCGTTCACTCACTGATGAAACTCACCAACTTCAACGTAGATTGGCATCCACAGCAGAAATGTGTCAGCAGCTGGCAAAATGTctagaagaaaagagaaaagacaGAGGGTATTTAGAGGAGCATAGTCAGACTGAAAGATCCAATCAG CTACAATTTTCAGAGAATAAAACTTCACCTCAAACAATTATTTGCCAACTACAGGAGGAAAACAGGAAGTTACAACAAAAAGTGTTTCAT GTGGAAGACTTAAATACAAAGTGGCAGGCATATGATGCTAGTAGAGAAGAATATGTGAAACGACTCCACCTGCAGCTGAAAGAACTGAAGTCTCAACCCGAACAGCAAAGAAATTCAGAGCTGATGCAGAAGGAGATTTCTCGGTTGAACAAATTACTGGAAGAAAAAATGAATGAATGCATTAAAGTAAAGCGAGAGTTAGAGGATGTGAAGAAGGCTAAAGATGGAGATCGTGAACGTGTACAAATGCTGGAGCAACAG GTCCTTGTTTACAAGGATGACTTCACATCTGAAAGAGCAGATCGAGAGCGTGCACAAAGTAAAATACAGGAACTTCAGGCAGAAGTTGCTTGTCTACAGCACCAGCTAACCAGGAGACAG gAATCAAGAGAGACAACTGGTCATGTTAGAGTTCACACTGGGAATCAAAATCATCGTGTGTATGTACAGACAAATGTTGAACATCTACTGGGCAACAGCCAAGTCCAGTCAGGAGTGAGGAGAACAGGTTCACAATCTGAACAACCTGCTACACGCACAGACAGTGGGAGTTCAGGATCAGAGAGAAGAGGACAGGGTGAACTTCAGTGCCCTCATTGCATGAGGTTCTTCAATGATGAACTCAGTGATGAATTTCTCAGACATGTTGCTGAATGTTGTCAATAA